One window of Triticum dicoccoides isolate Atlit2015 ecotype Zavitan chromosome 5A, WEW_v2.0, whole genome shotgun sequence genomic DNA carries:
- the LOC119298775 gene encoding probable phosphoinositide phosphatase SAC9 encodes MVRGKSDRGDTSVVVVVLETNEVYIVVSLSTAGDTQVICVDPTTGALRHQGKQGEDLFDSEAAALKHITNGSRFLSKSTTYAKAVLGYAVLGSCALLLVATQLSATVPRLPGGGCVYTVVESQWVKIQLQNPQPQGSGELKNIKDLADLDIDGKYYFCETRDITRPFPSRMAIQEPDEEFVWNAWLSRPFKDIGLPGHCVILLQGFAECRNFGATGQQGGLVALIARRSRLHPGTRYLARGLNACSGTGNEVECEQIVWAPQKGGQVIPFNSYIWRRGTIPIWWGAEIKNAVSVEAEIYVADDPYNGTLQYYQRLGRRYGSKSSEVNATSKKKPGMVPIVCVNLLRYAEGKPETILVEHFKESLKYLKSTGKLGNTWIQLINYDWHATVKLKGQQQTVEGLWRHLKAPTMAIGFSEGKYYSVKQQLNECKGSIICNDDGGFCMDNIQNGVVRFNCADSLDRTNAASYFGALQVFVEQCSQLGISLDIDAMFGLSASRNSEYNGRSARSLPPGWEERFDSVTGKSFYIDHNTRTTSWEHPCQEAPHKRWKRFDMTFEQFKSSTMLAPVNHLAEIFLLAGDIHATLYTGSKAMHSEILNIFKEETGKFSKFSAAQNVKITLQRRFHNYMNDSSRQKQFEMFLGLRLYKHLPSIPIFPLKVLSRPSGCMLKPVPCITPMADGGSSLLSFKKKDIVWVCQQGADYVELFIYLGEPCHVSQLLLTVSHGVEDSSYPATVDVRVGSSIDSLKLVVEGACIPQCSNGTNLLIPLTGRIHPEDLAVTGNSARPDVQESTYLPLLYDFEELEGEVNFLNRVVALSFHPSPMARTAITLGEIEVLGVSLPWVDMLTNSKGVAQALELLHEKAYTPCDLALKNIADSSSPGNDVHGSERSYTRSSPSVQPGGSGNFVDFLTGDIDVPNQSKITGNTSFGNEDQTNFFDDEFDVNPFATASEEPVPEVNNHVEDCGSTQFYLEFLESLSQNNKGKSLNFEQMMKLEIKRLYLDLSAAERDRALLSIGVIPATVDPNRSVDYSYLLKLSSLTDKLALLGHSVFEDRANASIGLEKVNSHAVDFWNISENGESCSGGACEVRAVSSLQASATSGNTSLFVECSQCERTACKACCAGKGAFLLLGNTYRDLKIYGGNQGGGYSALADSSVCKSCCNEMIKQALYVDYVRVLHSMRRKGRAEKAALKAVNQVCQLEPNRISDSVHSVQSGLRQLKQLLDDEESLAEFPHASFLHTVETAADSAPLFSLLAPLGSGVHKSYWKAPQGNTSVEFPIVLGGISDVSGVAIIVSSCGYSTSDCPIVEIWASNKIQRDDRTFIGKWDVQSMIVSSPQLYGPENSGSLDEAPRHFKLHFPNPIRCRIISIKMTLPQIGSSSSKFNEDFSDLLSLDESSFIDSKANNSHNSFIHAKRIVVFGSSLPKEMGPDTSVAIMRMRSYVDGSPSFGRFRIPVEAERLRDHDLVLEQYLLPNSPGIAGFRLDSFGVIRPRVTHSPLPSELDMKECSLIRMEDRHLNPAILHIQVTVVKESGKLVVEEYRLPEVKANTPLYFDFSDLQQDARCVIFRLLGDVTAFVDDIAEIDGLSLRNLPLASGLSLSNKIKLYYYADTYEMGKIGSLSAV; translated from the exons ATGGTGCGCGGCAAGTCCGACCGGGGGGACACGTCGGTGGTGGTCGTCGTCTTAGAGACAAATGAGGTGTACATTGTGGTGAGCCTGTCGACAGCAGGCGACACACAGGTGATCTGCGTCGACCCCACCACGGGTGCGCTGCGCCACCAGGGGAAGCAGGGGGAGGACCTCTTTGATTCCGAGGCGGCTGCTCTGAAACACATCACCAACGGGTCGAGATTCTTATCCAAGAGTACCACATATGCTAAAGCCGTGCTGGGCTATGCCGTGTTAGGGAGTTGTGCTCTGCTTCTCGTTGCAACGCAGCTCAGTGCGACGGTCCCACGGCTACCTGGAGGCGGGTGTGTATATACCGTGGTGGAGAGTCAGTGGGTAAAGATTCAGCTGCAGAATCCTCAGCCCCAGGGAAGTGGGGAGCTGAAGAATATCAAGGATTTGGCTGATCTTGACATTGATGGCAAGTACTACTTTTGTGAAACGAGGGATATCACTAGGCCGTTTCCAAGTCGGATGGCTATTCAGGAACCAGATGAGGAATTCGTGTGGAATGCGTGGTTGTCAAGGCCTTTCAAGGACATTGGTTTGCCGGGGCATTGTGTCATTCTTTTGCAGGGCTTTGCAGAGTGTCGCAATTTTGGAGCTACAGGGCAGCAAGGTGGGCTAGTTGCTCTCATTGCACGCCGTAGTCGGTTACATCCTGGAACCCGCTATTTGGCTCGTGGGCTGAATGCATGTTCTGGCACCGGCAATGAGGTGGAGTGCGAGCAAATTGTTTGGGCCCCTCAAAAAGGTGGGCAAGTAATACCTTTTAACTCGTATATCTGGCGGCGTGGGACTATACCAATATGGTGGGGTGCAGAAATAAAGAATGCTGTGTCAGTTGAGGCTGAGATTTATGTTGCTGATGATCCTTACAATGGGACCTTGCAATACTACCAACGGCTGGGTCGAAGATACGGTAGTAAATCATCTGAAGTCAATGCTACGAGTAAGAAGAAACCTGGAATGGTTCCCATTGTGTGTGTTAACTTGCTAAGATATGCTGAAGGAAAACCTGAGACAATTCTAGTTGAACATTTCAAAGAATCTCTGAAGTACCTGAAGTCTACTGGCAAGCTTGGAAACACCTGGATTCAGTTGATAAATTATGACTGGCATGCCACTGTGAAGTTAAAAGGGCAACAACAGACAGTTGAGGGCCTCTGGAGGCACCTTAAAGCACCAACAATGGCCATTGGCTTCAGTGAAGGGAAATACTACAGTGTAAAACAGCAGCTTAACGAATGCAAGGGATCAATTATCTGCAATGATGATGGTGGGTTCTGTATGGATAATATTCAGAATGGTGTGGTACGTTTTAATTGTGCAGACTCTCTTGATCGCACCAATGCTGCTAGCTATTTTGGGGCGCTTCAAGTTTTTGTTGAACAGTGTAGTCAACTTGGTATTTCCCTTGATATAGATGCTATGTTTGGCTTATCGGCAAGCAGAAATTCTGAGTATAACGGTCGGAGTGCTCGTTCTTTGCCCCCTGGATGGGAGGAACGCTTTGACTCTGTAACAGGTAAATCATTTTATATCGATCATAATACACGTACTACCTCATGGGAGCATCCATGCCAGGAAGCTCCACATAAGCGCTGGAAGAGATTCGATATGACATTTGAGCAGTTCAAGAGCTCAACAATGCTTGCCCCAGTGAACCACCTTGCTGAAATTTTTCTTTTGGCTGGTGATATACATGCCACGTTGTACACTGGCTCAAAAGCTATGCACAGCGAGATTCTAAACATATTCAAGGAGGAGACTGGAAAGTTCAGTAAATTCTCTGCTGCTCAGAATGTCAAGATTACACTGCAAAGAAGGTTCCACAATTATATGAATGATAGCTCTCGTCAAAAACAGTTTGAGATGTTTCTTGGATTGAGGCTATATAAGCATCTCCCATCCATCCCAATTTTCCCTCTCAAA GTACTATCAAGACCATCTGGATGCATGTTGAAACCAGTTCCTTGTATCACTCCAATGGCTGATGGTGGTTCCAGTCTTCTCAGCTTCAAAAAGAAGGATATTGTTTGG GTATGCCAGCAAGGTGCAGACTATGTTGAGCTTTTTATATACCTTGGAGAACCTTGTCATGTTTCTCAGCTTCTTCTTACTGTTTCCCATGGGGTTGAAGATTCTTCATATCCAGCTACTGTAGATGTCAGAGTTGGCTCCAGCATAGATTCCCTTAAGCTTGTTGTTGAG GGCGCTTGCATACCCCAGTGCTCGAATGGGACAAATTTGTTGATCCCTCTCACTGGAAGAATTCATCCAGAGGACTTGGCTGTTACAGGCAATAGTGCTCGACCGGACGTTCAAGAGAGCACTTATCTTCCGTTGTTATACGACTTCGAAGAGCTGGAAGGAGAAGTGAACTTTCTAAATCGGGTTGTCGCATTATCTTTTCATCCTTCCCCCATGGCGAGAACAGCCATCACACTTGGTGAG ATTGAAGTACTTGGTGTTTCTCTTCCATGGGTGGATATGTTAACCAATAGCAAAGGTGTTGCTCAAGCTTTGGAGCTCCTCCATGAAAAAGCATATACTCCCTGCGATCTAGCTTTGAAGAATATTGCAGATTCTTCCTCTCCTGGTAATGATGTTCACGGTAGTGAGAGGAGTTATACTAGAAGTTCACCATCAGTTCAACCTGGTGGTTCAGGAAATTTTGTGGATTTTCTCACGGGTGATATTGACGTACCAAACCAATCAAAAATCACTGGAAATACATCTTTTGGTAATGAGGATCAGACAAACTTCTTTGATGATGAATTTGACGTCAACCCTTTTGCCACTGCATCAGAAGAGCCTGTTCCTGAAGTCAATAACCATGTTGAAGATTGTGGCAGTACACAGTTTTATCTTGAGTTTTTGGagtcactttctcaaaataataag GGAAAGAGCCTTAACTTTGAACAAATGATGAAGCTTGAAATAAAACGTCTTTATCTTGATCTTTCTGCTGCCGAAAGGGACCGGGCATTGTTATCGATTGGTGTAATTCCTGCCACGGTAGATCCAAATCGTTCAGTTGATTACTCTTACCTGTTGAAGTTATCCAGCCTTACTGATAAGCTAGCATTGCTGGGGCATTCTGTCTTCGAGGATCGTGCTAATGCTTCAATAGGGCTTGAAAAGGTCAATAGCCATGCTGTAGACTTTTGGAATATCAGTGAAAATGGTGAATCATGCTCTGGTGGGGCATGTGAAGTCCGTGCTGTATCTTCGTTACAAGCTTCAGCTACTAGTGGAAATACATCACTATTCGTGGAGTGTTCCCAGTGCGAAAGGACAGCTTGCAAGGCTTGCTGTGCTGGGAAAGGGGCCTTCCTTTTGCTTGGCAACACTTACAGAGATCTGAAGATATATGGTGGGAATCAAGGCGGTGGCTATTCAGCCCTCGCAGATAGTTCTGTGTGCAAATCATGCTGCAATGAGATGATCAAACAAGCACTGTATGTCGATTATGTCAGGGTTCTTCATAGTATGAGAAGAAAAGGTCGTGCGGAGAAAGCAGCACTGAAAGCAGTGAATCAGGTCTGCCAACTTGAGCCCAATAGAATATCGGATTCAGTACATAGTGTTCAATCTGGTCTGAGACAATTGAAGCAGCTCCTTGATGATGAAGAGTCTCTTGCAGAATTTCcacatgcaagctttttacatacg GTAGAAACTGCTGCTGACTCTGCTCCACTGTTTTCATTGCTGGCACCACTTGGTAGTGGAGTGCACAAGTCCTACTGGAAAGCTCCACAAGGCAACACATCTGTGGAGTTCCCGATTGTTCTTGGCGGTATatcagatgtttcaggagttgcaaTAATTGTCAGTTCCTGTGGTTACTCAACATCTGATTGCCCAATT GTGGAGATATGGGCTAGTAATAAAATACAGCGAGACGACCGCACATTCATAGGAAAGTGGGACGTGCAAAGTATGATAGTGTCATCTCCACAGCTTTATGGACCAGAAAATTCGGGTAGCTTGGATGAGGCACCAAGACACTTTAAACTACACTTCCCAAATCCTATCCGCTGTCGCATAATTTCAATAAAAATGACACTTCCCCAAATTGGTTCTAGCTCAAGCAAGTTTAATGAAGACTTTAGTGATCTTTTATCATTGGATGAAAGCTCATTTATTGATTCCAAGGCAAACAATTCACATAACTCATTTATCCATGCAAAAAGGATTGTTGTTTTCGGTAGCTCTTTGCCCAAGGAGATGGGTCCTGACACATCTGTGGCAATAATGAGGATGAGAAGTTACGTAGATGGATCACCATCGTTTGGCAGATTTAGG ATTCCGGTTGAGGCTGAGAGGTTGAGAGACCACGATCTTGTTCTTGAGCAATATCTCTTGCCTAATTCGCCTGGAATAGCTGGATTTCGCCTTGATTCCTTTGGTGTTATAAGACCTCGAGTAACCCATTCACCTCTGCCATCAGAGTTAGATATGAAGGAGTGTTCATTGATACGTATGGAAGATAGACACCTAAATCCTGCAATTCTTCATATACAAGTCACAGTTGTTAAG GAGTCTGGCAAGCTGGTTGTAGAGGAATACCGTCTGCCGGAAGTTAAAGCAAATACACCACTGTATTTTGATTTTTCGGATTTGCAGCAAGATGCCCGTTGTGTTATCTTTAGATTACTTGGAGATGTCACTGCCTTTGTTGATGATATTGCTGAGATTGATGGGTTAAGCTTGCGGAATCTTCCTCTGGCTTCTGGATTGTCTTTGTCAAATAAGATCAAGCTGTACTACTACGCTGATACCTATGAGATGGGAAAGATCGGCAGTCTCTCGGCAGTATGA
- the LOC119298776 gene encoding uncharacterized protein LOC119298776, translated as MLRSFPQARRLLKRLGFEKGDAYFFKQMGKGMLCTYALFGAAWFWNETSPLGWWTLKPRPKEEKEMAHLYERREFPYPGDEEAVEEFIKSGGALGTTIGPKGFADANMDSDNMQKQLQSKKFDQEARKLWFRMRNEVVQELQEKGFDVE; from the exons ATGCTGCGCAGCTTCCCCCAGGCCCGTCGGCTTCTCAA GAGGCTGGGTTTTGAGAAGGGGGACGCCTACTTCTTTAAGCAGATGGGCAAGGGCATGCTATGCACATACGCACTTTTTGGCGCTGCGTGGTTCTGGAATGAGACATCGCCGCTTGGCTGGTGGACGCTCAAGCCACGGCCCAAG GAAGAGAAGGAGATGGCGCATCTGTATGAGCGCAGGGAGTTCCCGTAcccgggcgacgaggaggcggtggaggagttcATAAAGAGCGGGGGTGCCCTGGGCACGACGATCGGGCCCAAGGGGTTCGCGGACGCCAACATGGACTCGGACAACATGCAGAAGCAGCTGCAGTCCAAGAAGTTCGACCAGGAGGCGCGGAAGCTGTGGTTCCGTATGCGCAACGAGGTGGTGCAGGAGCTCCAGGAGAAGGGGTTCGACGTCGAATGA